One genomic region from Quercus robur chromosome 4, dhQueRobu3.1, whole genome shotgun sequence encodes:
- the LOC126723788 gene encoding uncharacterized protein LOC126723788 isoform X2 — MAPSLWPLLNQEKEARAMPLENSQTQSAAVYGADQSNYGYDTSQTYYQETAPSQMQPSVPSSPYGGNYQPPSSSPYVAYGTPAPYQPPNIFLPSQTSSQY, encoded by the exons ATGGCACCAAGTCTTTGGCCTTTGTTGAATCAAG AGAAAGAAGCCAGGGCTATGCCTCTTGAAAACTCTCAAACACAAAGTGCAGCAGTGTATGGTGCTGATCAATCCAATTATGGCTATGATACCTCTCAAACATATTATCAG GAAACTGCGCCATCACAAATGCAGCCTAGTGTTCCCAGCAGTCCATATGGTGGAAATTATCAACCTCCCTCAAGTTCTCCTTATGTAGCATACGGAACTCCTGCTCCCTATCAGCCCCCAAATATATTCCTTCCATCACAGACATCTTCCCAG TATTGA
- the LOC126723788 gene encoding uncharacterized protein LOC126723788 isoform X1, translating into MAPSLWPLLNQEKEARAMPLENSQTQSAAVYGADQSNYGYDTSQTYYQETAPSQMQPSVPSSPYGGNYQPPSSSPYVAYGTPAPYQPPNIFLPSQTSSQVFFVIRFI; encoded by the exons ATGGCACCAAGTCTTTGGCCTTTGTTGAATCAAG AGAAAGAAGCCAGGGCTATGCCTCTTGAAAACTCTCAAACACAAAGTGCAGCAGTGTATGGTGCTGATCAATCCAATTATGGCTATGATACCTCTCAAACATATTATCAG GAAACTGCGCCATCACAAATGCAGCCTAGTGTTCCCAGCAGTCCATATGGTGGAAATTATCAACCTCCCTCAAGTTCTCCTTATGTAGCATACGGAACTCCTGCTCCCTATCAGCCCCCAAATATATTCCTTCCATCACAGACATCTTCCCAGGTATTTTTTGTTATACGGTTCATTTAG